The proteins below come from a single Longimicrobium sp. genomic window:
- a CDS encoding PDZ domain-containing protein has product MKYRNLILPLLAAALALPATARAQEDTTAQGRRPGMIGVVFDVKDGDDAVRILEVRPGSPAARAGVRQGDVVVRLNGQAATGRTFEVMPRRLQAGDTVRLRVRRDAGGEQDVVIVAAPRPGQVRMAGPTRERMRIIIDGDTSEVPFGAMLHQLDSLSEHLPLEAMALRIDSLHSRLLDIDTTVLRFHVDSLITILGDSLPVMMRRMPNIEIIGGEGMMPLREEVNVHSDTRFDGPDARPFLMELGRRSAAGAELAEMNEGLSRYFGNVREGALVIDVGSDTPAARAGLEAGDVIVRAGGQSVNDPEDVRRALMRAENGTTEVEVVRQGRRRTLNLQWEGSGVRTFRRELRPDGRRENVIIRRGAGE; this is encoded by the coding sequence GCAGCGCTTGCCCTTCCCGCCACCGCGCGGGCCCAGGAAGACACGACCGCACAGGGACGCCGTCCGGGGATGATCGGCGTGGTGTTCGACGTGAAGGACGGAGACGACGCCGTGCGCATCCTGGAGGTGCGGCCGGGCTCCCCCGCCGCGCGCGCCGGCGTGCGCCAGGGCGACGTGGTCGTGCGCCTGAACGGCCAGGCCGCCACGGGCCGGACCTTCGAGGTAATGCCGCGCCGCCTGCAGGCCGGCGACACCGTGCGGCTGCGCGTCCGCCGCGACGCCGGCGGCGAGCAGGACGTGGTGATCGTGGCCGCGCCGCGCCCGGGCCAGGTGCGCATGGCGGGGCCCACCCGCGAGCGCATGAGGATCATCATCGATGGCGACACCAGCGAGGTGCCGTTCGGCGCCATGCTCCACCAGCTGGACTCGCTGAGCGAGCACCTGCCGCTGGAAGCCATGGCGCTGCGCATCGACAGCCTTCATTCGCGGCTGCTGGACATCGATACCACCGTGCTGCGCTTTCACGTCGATTCGCTGATCACCATCCTGGGCGACAGCCTGCCGGTGATGATGCGCCGCATGCCGAACATCGAGATCATCGGCGGCGAAGGCATGATGCCCCTGCGCGAAGAAGTGAACGTGCACAGCGACACGCGGTTCGATGGGCCCGACGCACGGCCGTTCCTGATGGAGTTGGGCCGCCGCTCGGCCGCCGGCGCCGAGCTGGCCGAGATGAACGAGGGGCTGAGCCGCTACTTCGGCAACGTCCGCGAGGGCGCGCTGGTGATCGACGTGGGCTCCGACACCCCCGCGGCCCGCGCCGGGCTGGAGGCGGGCGACGTGATCGTCCGCGCGGGCGGGCAGAGCGTCAACGATCCCGAGGACGTCCGCCGCGCCCTGATGCGCGCCGAGAACGGCACCACCGAGGTCGAAGTGGTGCGCCAGGGCCGCCGCCGCACGCTCAACCTGCAGTGGGAAGGGAGCGGGGTTCGCACCTTCCGCCGCGAGCTGCGCCCGGACGGTCGGCGCGAGAACGTGATCATCCGGCGCGGCGCCGGAGAGTAA
- a CDS encoding CC0125/CC1285 family lipoprotein, with amino-acid sequence MRKLLILVALAGLTGCTPPLYMKSNFLQSPGHSDKSLGEGVWEVSFRTKAGMNRDHLREVGAYYRSAELARAAGFPFFQVVRYQGWEKTERYPGTPPDMGVTTEYLIRLTIRGVHTVDAELKCESESPAHCKTYTTAEVLRTLGPSLQQPTGEQGVAPPS; translated from the coding sequence ATGCGTAAGCTTCTCATCCTGGTGGCGCTCGCCGGCCTCACCGGGTGCACTCCGCCCCTGTACATGAAGTCCAATTTCCTCCAAAGCCCGGGACACTCGGACAAATCCCTTGGTGAAGGGGTCTGGGAGGTCAGTTTCAGGACCAAGGCGGGAATGAACCGTGATCACCTGCGCGAGGTCGGTGCTTACTACCGTTCCGCGGAACTCGCGCGCGCCGCAGGGTTCCCGTTTTTCCAGGTCGTGCGCTACCAGGGGTGGGAGAAGACCGAGAGGTATCCCGGCACCCCTCCCGATATGGGTGTGACCACCGAGTACCTCATCCGGCTCACCATCCGCGGTGTGCATACGGTGGACGCGGAACTGAAGTGTGAAAGCGAATCTCCCGCGCATTGTAAAACCTATACGACCGCGGAAGTGCTGCGCACGCTCGGACCCAGCCTGCAGCAGCCCACCGGCGAGCAAGGCGTGGCACCTCCTTCCTGA